From Streptomyces sp. TLI_053, a single genomic window includes:
- a CDS encoding MBL fold metallo-hydrolase, whose protein sequence is MPQWNCGCAGCATARRTGTARSQDCLAVSADGAAWYLVNASPDLRSQLLATPELAPPPGTRDTPLRGVLLTSGELDHTLGLVTLREAAGLTVHATAPVRTALHEAFPVGPLLAPYTEARWHTVVPGEPVELAGGLVAEPLALGGKRPRYAADLAALPAGERAGEPAGERAGEPAGARTDWVIGYRFTETGGRARAVYAPGLAAWTPAVDRAVADADVVILDGTFATDEELAERTGGARGSRGMGHLAVADSLPHLSGRPGPRYLYTHLNNTNPLAHRGSPEAIALAPALAAAGAAVAEDGMLLEL, encoded by the coding sequence CTGCCCCAGTGGAACTGCGGCTGCGCGGGCTGCGCCACCGCCCGCCGCACCGGTACCGCCCGCAGTCAGGACTGCCTCGCGGTCAGCGCCGACGGCGCCGCCTGGTACCTGGTCAACGCCTCCCCCGACCTGCGGTCCCAGTTGCTCGCCACCCCCGAGCTGGCGCCCCCGCCCGGCACCCGGGACACCCCGCTCCGCGGCGTCCTGCTGACCAGCGGCGAACTCGACCACACCCTGGGCCTGGTGACCCTGCGCGAGGCCGCCGGGCTGACCGTGCACGCGACCGCTCCGGTCCGGACCGCGCTGCACGAGGCGTTCCCGGTCGGCCCGCTGCTCGCCCCCTACACCGAGGCGCGCTGGCACACCGTCGTCCCGGGGGAGCCGGTCGAGCTGGCCGGCGGGCTGGTGGCCGAACCGCTGGCCCTCGGCGGCAAGCGCCCCCGGTACGCCGCCGATCTGGCCGCCCTCCCGGCGGGCGAACGTGCCGGGGAACCGGCCGGGGAACGTGCCGGGGAACCGGCCGGCGCGCGAACGGACTGGGTGATCGGCTACCGCTTCACCGAGACCGGCGGCCGCGCCCGCGCCGTCTACGCCCCCGGACTGGCCGCGTGGACGCCCGCCGTCGACCGGGCGGTGGCCGACGCGGACGTGGTGATCCTGGACGGCACCTTCGCGACGGACGAGGAGCTCGCCGAGCGCACCGGCGGCGCCCGGGGCTCGCGCGGCATGGGACACCTGGCGGTCGCCGACTCGCTCCCCCACCTGTCCGGCCGGCCCGGCCCGCGCTACCTCTACACCCACCTCAACAACACCAACCCGCTGGCCCACCGGGGTTCGCCGGAGGCGATCGCGCTGGCCCCGGCGCTGGCGGCGGCCGGCGCGGCCGTGGCCGAGGACGGGATGCTCCTGGAGCTCTGA
- a CDS encoding lytic transglycosylase domain-containing protein: protein MVTRSGTATRGDGGATGTERRTGRTTGRRLRLGKRLTGMLAVFTALAALTGSQVTGLRLAPAAAAEPVPDRPSGSAAPVPGLGADGTATPFGTGATPLPGILGTAPVDGGGTLPLTQPPLAPLTSPFADPLRSGPALPETVFAAYRKAEAALLLRSPGCHLPWQLLAAIGEVESGQAGRGAVDAGGTTFRPILGPALNGAGFAAIGDTDGGRFDGDTQWDRAVGPMQFIPSTWASWGVDANGDGKADPNNVFDAAEAAGRYLCAGGRDLSDPAQLDRAILGYNHSAEYLRTVRNWMAHFGTGSPVTTPNRPGTPSPLTPQLPVAPVAPLVPTAPPAPILPTPGTTPAPTPGQNTAPTTPGTPSTTPTVPGTTPSGEPSPSATPSGTPSPSASASPSAEPSGTPSGTPTAPVTTPSGSPSPSATATPTTTPTTTPTGTPSTTPTATPTATPTGTPTSCPAPTGTPTATASPSATPSGSPSAGPSVTPSATATPSAPGCPTPTPSDTPSATVTPSATTSPSAAPSPSAQQ from the coding sequence ATGGTGACCAGGAGCGGCACGGCCACGCGAGGCGACGGCGGAGCCACGGGGACGGAGCGACGGACCGGTCGGACGACCGGCCGCCGGCTGCGGCTCGGCAAGCGGCTCACCGGCATGCTGGCGGTCTTCACCGCCCTCGCGGCGCTGACCGGCTCCCAGGTGACCGGCCTCCGGCTCGCCCCGGCCGCCGCGGCCGAGCCCGTTCCCGACCGGCCCAGCGGCAGCGCAGCCCCGGTCCCGGGCCTCGGCGCCGACGGCACCGCCACCCCGTTCGGCACCGGTGCCACCCCGCTCCCGGGCATCCTCGGCACCGCGCCGGTCGACGGCGGCGGCACCCTGCCGCTCACCCAGCCGCCGCTCGCGCCGCTCACCTCGCCGTTCGCCGATCCGCTGCGCTCCGGGCCGGCCCTGCCGGAGACGGTGTTCGCCGCCTACCGCAAGGCCGAGGCCGCGCTGCTCCTGCGCTCCCCCGGCTGCCACCTGCCCTGGCAGCTGCTCGCCGCGATCGGCGAGGTCGAGTCCGGCCAGGCCGGCCGCGGCGCGGTCGACGCCGGCGGGACGACGTTCCGTCCGATCCTCGGCCCGGCCTTGAACGGCGCCGGCTTCGCGGCGATCGGTGACACCGACGGCGGCCGCTTCGACGGCGACACCCAGTGGGACCGCGCCGTCGGGCCGATGCAGTTCATCCCGTCCACCTGGGCCTCCTGGGGCGTGGACGCCAACGGGGACGGCAAGGCCGACCCGAACAACGTCTTCGACGCCGCCGAGGCGGCCGGCCGGTACCTGTGCGCGGGCGGCCGCGACCTCTCCGACCCGGCCCAGCTGGACCGGGCGATCCTCGGCTACAACCACTCCGCCGAGTACCTGCGCACGGTCCGGAACTGGATGGCCCACTTCGGCACCGGCAGCCCGGTCACCACCCCGAACCGCCCCGGCACCCCGAGCCCGCTGACGCCGCAGCTCCCGGTCGCACCGGTGGCGCCGCTCGTCCCGACCGCCCCGCCGGCCCCGATCCTGCCGACCCCTGGCACGACGCCCGCGCCGACGCCGGGCCAGAACACGGCTCCGACGACGCCCGGCACCCCGAGCACCACGCCGACCGTCCCGGGCACCACCCCGTCGGGCGAGCCCTCGCCGAGCGCGACGCCCTCCGGCACCCCCTCGCCCTCCGCGTCCGCCTCGCCGTCCGCCGAACCGAGCGGCACCCCGAGCGGCACGCCCACCGCCCCCGTCACCACGCCGTCCGGGAGCCCGAGCCCCAGCGCGACCGCGACCCCGACGACAACCCCCACCACGACGCCGACCGGCACCCCGTCGACGACGCCGACCGCCACGCCGACGGCGACGCCCACGGGCACCCCGACCAGCTGCCCCGCCCCGACCGGCACGCCGACCGCGACCGCGAGCCCCTCCGCGACGCCGTCCGGCAGCCCGTCGGCCGGCCCCTCGGTGACCCCGAGCGCGACGGCGACCCCGAGCGCCCCGGGCTGCCCCACCCCCACCCCGTCGGACACCCCGTCCGCGACCGTCACCCCGAGCGCCACGACCTCCCCGTCCGCCGCGCCGTCCCCTTCGGCCCAGCAGTAG
- a CDS encoding SIMPL domain-containing protein: MSRMFDKHSIDTPWGASVFGAASVDATPDLARVRVAIAETRPKPAEAFEATRGGVNRIREVLRGHGIPDTAVSTSRLDLKSSWDYGNERTFLGYECTASFVIELRELDLLESVLVDVVEAGANQVDGVEFDVSTKKELRAQARTAAVTAAREKAELYAGAAQVRLGPVVHIKDVDSEQLQSSYRSHRGSGGGDGDGDLTPGRISVTAGVVVGFALIGG; encoded by the coding sequence ATGAGCCGCATGTTCGACAAGCACTCGATAGACACCCCCTGGGGCGCGTCCGTGTTCGGCGCCGCGAGCGTGGACGCCACACCGGACCTGGCCCGGGTCCGGGTGGCGATCGCGGAGACACGACCCAAGCCGGCCGAGGCGTTCGAGGCCACCCGGGGCGGGGTCAACCGGATCCGGGAGGTCCTGCGCGGCCACGGGATCCCCGATACGGCGGTCTCGACCTCCCGGCTGGACCTGAAGTCCTCCTGGGACTACGGCAACGAGCGCACGTTCCTCGGCTACGAGTGCACCGCCTCGTTCGTGATCGAGCTGCGCGAGCTCGATCTGCTGGAGTCCGTGCTCGTCGATGTCGTCGAGGCCGGGGCGAACCAGGTCGACGGTGTCGAGTTCGACGTGAGTACCAAGAAGGAGCTGCGCGCACAGGCACGCACCGCCGCCGTGACGGCCGCACGGGAGAAGGCGGAGCTGTACGCCGGGGCCGCCCAGGTCCGGCTCGGTCCCGTCGTCCACATCAAGGACGTGGACTCCGAGCAACTGCAGAGCAGTTACCGCAGTCACCGCGGCAGCGGGGGCGGCGACGGCGACGGCGACCTGACACCGGGAAGGATCAGTGTCACCGCGGGCGTGGTCGTCGGCTTCGCGCTCATCGGGGGCTGA
- the fxsT gene encoding FxSxx-COOH system tetratricopeptide repeat protein, protein MNGNSADRLDPASAASKEDLARCLRTLRIRADSPSYRDLEKRALQSGRSLPRTTLGEVLSGRRFPSKAFLLAFVELCGVDPVAEPSWESAWNRLAVHYKTDVRSEPGPGAEDPRPDLSRQELRATRQRVRELEERVAELHAASTARTEASQRAGEAVGRAVEAWTAVADELDRRGERALAARARTALAELAETEFAGAGTGTGAEVGAVARAGVGVGAGTRTAAATGAEAAAPPTGPEPVTAAGPFLTAGALPTAGPRPAAVPPARSAPEADPDAAPLPGRVSGSLPAVWNVEPRNPEFTGRDAVLSDLRRRLGSGTAGGVQALRGVGGVGKTQIAIEFACRFASHYDVVWWIAAEDPALIGEQVAALAVELALAEPGTDTATAVAVLKAHLRGRNRWLLVFDNADDRAGVAKWLPGGPGHVLITSRAGGWEGIATTVPVDVMERDESVALLRTRRPELSPEDADLLASALADLPLALAQAGGFLAETATRVGDYLALLDTHATAVLTEGSTGDYRKPLAGAIDLSATRLARLDPLGLAVVRLCAFLAPESVPVHWLLAFGRSTAGRTPQAPGPLAPGGPLAALALADTDPVALHRGVGSAVRLGLATSTHDGVRLHRLVQAVIRDQLGEEAADVRRHARSVLVQAAPGDPEDPATWATWARVVPHLLAVDPGGADSPELRGLACDAAWYLTERGDSEAAARLAVDLRTSWTASSGPDDRHVLWASRCLARAHREQGRYEAAHLLYQASMPRSRRALGEDDPQTLRLAHGQAINLRLRGRYEESRRLQEDTLARYRRLLGHDHPHTLHSANHLAADLSALGRYEEARELHQETLARYRRVLGDDHPDTLRSANHLAADLSALGRYEEARELHQETLARCRRAFGEDSPHTLRAADSYGTTLRRLGRLEEAHRLQRETLARYRRVLGDDHPQTLRTAHNFSETLLARGEAEEAHRLQADALEAARRVLGTDHPETLHAARHLALIRSGLGR, encoded by the coding sequence ATGAACGGGAACTCCGCGGATCGTCTCGATCCCGCTTCCGCCGCGAGCAAGGAAGACCTCGCACGCTGTCTGAGAACACTGCGGATCCGTGCGGACAGCCCTTCCTACCGGGACCTGGAGAAGCGGGCGCTCCAGAGCGGCCGCTCGCTGCCGAGGACGACGCTCGGCGAGGTCCTCTCCGGCCGCCGCTTCCCGAGCAAGGCGTTCCTGCTCGCCTTCGTCGAGCTGTGCGGCGTGGACCCGGTGGCCGAGCCGAGCTGGGAGAGTGCCTGGAACCGCCTGGCCGTCCACTACAAGACCGACGTCCGGAGCGAGCCGGGACCCGGCGCGGAGGATCCACGCCCCGATCTGTCCCGCCAGGAGCTCCGGGCCACCCGGCAGCGGGTTCGGGAGCTGGAAGAACGGGTGGCGGAGCTGCACGCCGCCTCGACCGCCCGGACCGAGGCCTCCCAGCGTGCCGGCGAGGCCGTCGGACGGGCCGTCGAGGCGTGGACGGCGGTGGCCGACGAACTCGACCGGCGGGGCGAGCGCGCGCTCGCGGCCCGCGCCCGCACCGCTCTCGCCGAGCTGGCCGAAACCGAGTTCGCCGGGGCCGGAACGGGGACGGGGGCAGAGGTCGGAGCAGTGGCGCGAGCGGGGGTGGGGGTCGGAGCGGGCACGAGAACCGCAGCCGCGACCGGGGCGGAGGCCGCAGCCCCACCCACCGGCCCGGAACCCGTCACCGCCGCCGGTCCCTTCCTCACTGCCGGTGCCCTCCCCACCGCCGGTCCCCGCCCCGCCGCCGTCCCGCCCGCCCGGTCGGCCCCCGAGGCCGACCCGGACGCCGCGCCACTGCCCGGCCGGGTCAGCGGCAGCCTCCCGGCGGTCTGGAACGTCGAACCCCGGAATCCGGAGTTCACCGGCCGGGACGCCGTCCTGTCGGACCTGCGCCGCCGCCTCGGCAGCGGGACCGCCGGCGGGGTGCAGGCCCTGCGCGGGGTCGGCGGCGTCGGCAAGACCCAGATCGCGATCGAGTTCGCCTGCCGGTTCGCCTCGCACTACGACGTGGTCTGGTGGATCGCCGCCGAGGACCCGGCGCTGATCGGCGAACAGGTGGCGGCCCTGGCGGTGGAGCTGGCGCTCGCCGAGCCCGGCACCGACACGGCGACGGCCGTCGCCGTCCTCAAGGCCCACCTGCGCGGCCGCAACCGCTGGCTGCTGGTCTTCGACAACGCCGACGACCGCGCCGGGGTGGCCAAGTGGCTGCCGGGCGGCCCCGGCCACGTGCTGATCACCTCGAGGGCCGGCGGCTGGGAAGGGATCGCCACCACCGTCCCGGTCGACGTCATGGAGCGGGACGAGTCGGTGGCCCTGCTGCGCACCCGTCGGCCCGAGCTGAGCCCAGAGGACGCGGATCTGCTGGCGAGCGCCCTCGCCGACCTGCCGCTCGCCCTGGCCCAGGCGGGCGGCTTCCTCGCCGAGACGGCCACCCGGGTCGGCGACTACCTGGCCCTGCTGGACACCCACGCGACGGCGGTGCTGACCGAGGGCAGCACCGGCGACTACCGCAAGCCGCTCGCGGGGGCCATCGACCTCAGCGCGACGAGGCTGGCCCGGCTGGACCCGCTCGGTCTGGCGGTGGTGCGGCTGTGCGCGTTCCTCGCCCCGGAGTCCGTCCCGGTGCACTGGCTGCTCGCGTTCGGACGGTCGACGGCGGGCCGGACCCCGCAGGCCCCCGGCCCGCTCGCTCCCGGCGGCCCGCTGGCCGCCCTGGCGCTGGCCGACACCGACCCGGTCGCCCTGCACCGGGGGGTCGGTTCGGCCGTCCGGCTGGGGCTGGCGACCAGCACCCACGACGGCGTCCGGCTGCACCGCCTCGTCCAGGCCGTCATCCGGGACCAGTTGGGCGAGGAGGCCGCCGACGTGCGCCGCCACGCGCGGAGCGTCCTCGTCCAGGCCGCGCCCGGCGACCCCGAGGACCCCGCCACCTGGGCGACCTGGGCCCGGGTGGTCCCGCACCTGCTGGCCGTCGACCCGGGCGGCGCCGACTCGCCGGAGCTGCGCGGCCTCGCCTGCGACGCCGCCTGGTACCTCACCGAGCGCGGGGACTCCGAGGCCGCCGCCCGCCTGGCGGTGGACCTCCGCACCAGCTGGACCGCGTCCTCCGGTCCCGACGACCGGCACGTGCTCTGGGCGAGCCGCTGCCTGGCGCGCGCCCACCGCGAGCAGGGCCGGTACGAGGCGGCGCACCTGCTCTACCAGGCGTCCATGCCGCGCAGCCGCCGCGCCCTGGGCGAGGACGACCCGCAGACCCTGCGGCTGGCCCACGGGCAGGCGATCAACCTGCGTCTCCGGGGCCGCTACGAGGAGTCCCGACGGCTCCAGGAGGACACCCTCGCCCGGTACCGTCGCCTGCTCGGGCACGACCACCCGCACACCCTGCACTCGGCGAACCACCTGGCCGCCGACCTCAGCGCGCTCGGCCGCTACGAGGAGGCCCGCGAACTCCACCAGGAGACCCTCGCCCGGTACCGCCGGGTGCTCGGCGACGACCACCCCGACACCCTCCGCTCGGCGAACCACCTGGCCGCCGACCTCAGCGCGCTCGGCCGCTACGAGGAGGCCCGCGAACTCCACCAGGAGACCCTCGCCCGCTGCCGGCGGGCGTTCGGCGAGGACAGCCCGCACACGCTCCGGGCGGCGGACTCCTACGGCACCACGCTGCGCCGCCTGGGGCGGCTGGAGGAGGCGCACCGCCTCCAGCGGGAGACCCTCGCCCGGTACCGCCGGGTGCTCGGCGACGACCATCCGCAGACGCTGCGGACGGCGCACAACTTCTCCGAGACGCTGCTCGCCCGGGGAGAGGCCGAGGAGGCCCACCGGCTCCAGGCCGACGCTCTGGAGGCCGCCAGGCGGGTGCTCGGCACGGACCACCCGGAGACGCTCCACGCGGCCCGGCACCTGGCGCTCATCCGGTCCGGCCTGGGTCGCTGA
- a CDS encoding cytochrome P450, producing the protein MSAGSDTGTGSDSSGTGTGATGGKAARGADEDAAGTGALPFACPAALAEPPGLAALRERGGLARLPTATGDRAWLVTRHADVRALCGDPRIGKSHPDPARAPRLWDAALLGPETNHATAVADHRRWRSTLTEAFGARRVEQLRPRLQASFDALLGALLDTGPPAELCADLARPFALGVICDLIGIPAERRVAFAAWSDRVRRVPDPGGTADAAERRGLDRIIGELLDQRRRNPADDLLTELAARADGPDATRPGALRPDELPHTLSGLLLAGYETVATRLPYGLLYLLADPAARTALAADPGLAPSAVEEVMRLAVPGGSWMPRYARADLEYGGGRIAAGDLVVFSFQSANRDERVFPDPDTLDLGRTSNPHLAFGHGKFFCLGAGLARLELRIAYETLFRRLPDLRLGCAPEEVRVDGASVTGGLHDLPVNWGRPTDR; encoded by the coding sequence ATGAGTGCGGGCAGCGACACCGGCACGGGCAGCGACAGCAGCGGCACCGGCACCGGGGCGACCGGCGGGAAAGCCGCCCGGGGGGCGGACGAGGACGCGGCCGGGACGGGCGCGCTTCCGTTCGCCTGCCCCGCCGCCCTGGCCGAGCCGCCCGGGCTCGCCGCGCTCCGCGAGCGCGGCGGCCTGGCCAGGCTCCCCACGGCCACCGGCGACCGGGCCTGGCTCGTCACCCGCCACGCCGACGTCCGCGCGCTCTGCGGCGACCCGCGGATCGGCAAGTCGCACCCCGACCCGGCCCGCGCGCCCCGGCTCTGGGACGCGGCGCTGCTCGGCCCGGAGACCAACCACGCCACGGCGGTGGCGGACCACCGGCGCTGGCGCAGCACCCTCACCGAGGCCTTCGGGGCGCGCCGCGTCGAACAACTCCGGCCCCGGCTCCAGGCGTCCTTCGACGCACTGCTCGGAGCACTGCTCGACACCGGCCCGCCGGCCGAACTGTGCGCGGACCTCGCCCGGCCCTTCGCCCTCGGCGTGATCTGCGACCTCATCGGCATCCCGGCCGAACGGCGGGTCGCGTTCGCCGCCTGGTCGGACCGGGTGCGCCGGGTCCCGGACCCCGGGGGGACGGCGGACGCGGCGGAGCGGCGGGGCCTCGACCGCATCATCGGCGAACTCCTCGACCAGCGCCGCCGCAACCCCGCGGACGACCTGCTCACCGAGCTCGCCGCCCGTGCCGACGGGCCCGACGCGACACGGCCCGGTGCCCTGCGCCCCGACGAACTCCCGCACACCCTCAGCGGCCTCCTGCTGGCCGGCTACGAGACCGTCGCCACCCGGCTGCCCTACGGCCTGCTGTACCTGCTCGCCGACCCCGCCGCCCGGACGGCGCTCGCCGCCGACCCCGGCCTCGCCCCCTCCGCCGTGGAGGAGGTCATGCGCCTCGCGGTGCCGGGCGGCAGCTGGATGCCCCGCTACGCCCGCGCCGACCTGGAGTACGGCGGCGGTCGGATCGCCGCCGGCGACCTCGTCGTGTTCTCCTTCCAGTCCGCCAACCGGGACGAGCGGGTGTTCCCGGACCCGGACACCCTCGACCTCGGCCGGACGTCCAATCCCCATCTGGCCTTCGGGCACGGCAAGTTCTTCTGCCTGGGCGCCGGACTGGCCCGGCTGGAGCTGCGGATCGCCTACGAGACCCTGTTCCGGCGCCTGCCGGACCTCCGTCTCGGCTGCGCGCCGGAGGAGGTCCGGGTCGACGGCGCGAGTGTGACCGGCGGCCTCCACGACCTCCCCGTCAACTGGGGCCGTCCCACCGACAGGTGA
- a CDS encoding DUF5954 family protein yields MDDDAAQLPEHLTIRVTHTDDPVAAVAGLEAWASREKYPNLMMMPPVFGSLERTGAGTWRIVEFHATTPQAARDDLGHAFRLWALAEPGSGGAADRGLDEEERASYRAAYERLEREPLDEISAGGRDYRIFRAEQVLRSGPDGIEPPRPTDPDPAAVGEGHRLPPRTSGFVIDPAAGVTLVDGILRLDMMSLVPTGRSIPENVREQARRSSHLYPNVLVLPVHCAVAEYRDGGWGPMTGACETPQQARDTLAAYLREFAPRLDPGLGAEELARYAEAADRLDAERSDELRAADRHFRLVRVEPVVRLGLDGPELPRSSDWDPELPLRLQEQRDLEAGIRYAEDGGESGNASAGDDAGAANG; encoded by the coding sequence ATGGACGATGACGCTGCGCAGCTGCCGGAGCACCTGACGATCCGGGTCACCCACACGGACGACCCGGTCGCCGCGGTGGCCGGTCTGGAGGCCTGGGCATCCCGCGAGAAGTACCCGAACCTGATGATGATGCCGCCCGTGTTCGGCAGTCTGGAGCGGACGGGCGCGGGCACCTGGCGGATCGTCGAGTTCCACGCCACCACCCCGCAGGCCGCCCGGGACGACCTGGGCCACGCGTTCCGCCTCTGGGCGCTCGCCGAACCCGGTTCGGGCGGGGCCGCCGACCGGGGCCTCGACGAGGAGGAGCGGGCCTCCTACCGCGCGGCCTACGAGCGGCTGGAACGGGAGCCGCTCGACGAGATCTCCGCCGGCGGGCGCGACTACCGGATCTTCCGCGCCGAGCAGGTGCTGCGCTCGGGCCCGGACGGCATCGAACCGCCCCGGCCGACCGATCCGGACCCGGCTGCCGTGGGAGAGGGGCACCGGCTGCCGCCCCGGACGAGCGGGTTCGTGATCGACCCGGCCGCGGGCGTCACCCTGGTCGACGGAATCCTGCGGCTCGACATGATGTCGCTGGTACCGACCGGCCGTTCCATCCCGGAGAACGTCCGGGAGCAGGCGCGACGCTCCTCCCACCTCTATCCGAACGTGCTGGTGCTGCCCGTGCACTGCGCGGTCGCGGAGTACCGGGACGGCGGCTGGGGCCCGATGACCGGTGCCTGCGAGACCCCGCAGCAGGCCCGCGACACCCTGGCCGCCTACCTCCGGGAGTTCGCCCCCAGGCTCGACCCGGGCCTCGGTGCGGAGGAACTCGCCCGCTACGCGGAGGCCGCCGACCGGCTGGACGCCGAGCGTTCCGACGAACTCCGCGCCGCGGACCGCCACTTCCGGCTGGTCCGGGTCGAGCCGGTGGTCCGCCTCGGCCTCGACGGCCCGGAACTGCCCCGCAGTTCGGACTGGGACCCGGAACTCCCGCTGCGCCTCCAGGAACAGCGCGACCTGGAGGCGGGCATCCGCTACGCCGAGGACGGGGGCGAGAGCGGGAACGCGAGCGCCGGTGACGACGCAGGGGCGGCGAACGGCTGA
- a CDS encoding TerD family protein — protein sequence MSVSLAKGQKLSLEKPGGGRLGVVRMGLGWRAAQRKGFLAKLFASQEIDLDASAVLFSGGKPVDVVFFQHLSSNDGSVRHSGDNLTGGAGDATDDETITVDLNAVPAEVDQILFTVNSFTGQTFQEVENAFCRLVDTQTDTELARYTLTGGGAYTAQIMAKMQRTQAGWQMTAIGQPAGGRTFQDLMPELVKHL from the coding sequence ATGAGCGTTTCGCTGGCGAAGGGGCAGAAGCTCAGCCTGGAGAAGCCGGGCGGAGGCCGCCTGGGCGTGGTACGGATGGGCCTCGGCTGGCGGGCGGCGCAGCGCAAGGGCTTCCTCGCCAAGCTGTTCGCCTCCCAGGAGATCGACCTGGACGCCTCGGCGGTGCTGTTCTCCGGGGGAAAGCCGGTCGACGTGGTGTTCTTCCAGCACCTCTCCAGCAACGACGGCTCGGTGCGGCACAGCGGCGACAACCTGACCGGTGGCGCCGGGGACGCCACCGACGACGAGACCATCACCGTCGACCTCAACGCCGTACCGGCCGAGGTGGACCAGATCCTGTTCACCGTGAACTCCTTCACCGGCCAGACCTTCCAGGAGGTCGAGAACGCCTTCTGCCGGCTGGTCGACACCCAGACCGACACCGAGCTCGCCCGGTACACGCTCACCGGCGGCGGCGCCTACACCGCGCAGATCATGGCCAAGATGCAGCGCACCCAGGCCGGTTGGCAGATGACCGCGATCGGGCAGCCGGCCGGCGGCCGCACCTTCCAGGACCTCATGCCGGAGCTGGTCAAGCACCTCTGA
- a CDS encoding class I SAM-dependent methyltransferase: MDSRAWDERYAASELVWGTEPNRWVVRELAGLAPGRALDLAAGEGRNSIWLAGLGWEVTGLDFSTVALGRAERLTASLPDEVADRLTWRHGDARSFEAPPEGYDLVVVAYLQLPAEDRRAALRRAAAAVAPGGTLLVVGHDSDNLTEGFGGPQDPAVLYTAGDVLADLAGAGLRTVRADRVLRPVAAEAGHRGGGGAEGGGTVAVDALVRLERTA; this comes from the coding sequence ATGGACAGCCGCGCCTGGGACGAGCGCTACGCCGCCAGCGAGCTGGTCTGGGGCACCGAGCCCAATCGCTGGGTGGTCCGTGAACTGGCCGGACTCGCACCCGGACGGGCCCTGGACCTGGCCGCCGGGGAGGGCCGCAACAGCATCTGGCTGGCCGGTCTCGGCTGGGAGGTCACCGGGCTCGACTTCTCCACCGTCGCCCTCGGTCGCGCCGAACGGCTCACCGCCTCGCTGCCCGACGAGGTCGCCGACCGGCTCACCTGGCGGCACGGCGACGCCCGGAGCTTCGAGGCCCCGCCGGAGGGCTACGACCTGGTCGTGGTCGCCTACCTCCAGCTCCCGGCCGAGGACCGGCGGGCGGCGCTGCGGCGCGCCGCGGCGGCGGTCGCGCCCGGCGGCACCCTGCTGGTGGTCGGGCACGACTCCGACAACCTGACCGAGGGCTTCGGCGGTCCGCAGGACCCGGCCGTGCTCTACACCGCCGGGGACGTGCTCGCCGACCTGGCCGGTGCCGGTCTGCGGACCGTCCGGGCCGATCGGGTGCTCCGCCCGGTCGCCGCCGAGGCCGGCCACCGGGGCGGGGGAGGGGCCGAGGGCGGGGGTACGGTGGCGGTGGACGCCCTGGTCCGACTGGAGCGGACGGCCTGA